The region TTCTGGCACCGCCTCCGGCACCGGTTCCGGCCCGCACGACTCGGGGCCATGGCATCACGATTCCGGGGCGCTTTCCCGGGAGCCCGTCTCCGGGGCCGCGTGGGCGGATCGTTCCTCCGGGGGCGTATGGCCTGCGTCCGACTCGGGTGGCGTACGACCGGAGCCTGCCCCCGGCGCCGTACGACACGAGCCCGCCACCGGTGCCGTACCGCCGCACCTCGCGCCCGACGCCACACCCCCGCAGCCGTCCACGATGTCGGACACCGGCAGCTTCCACCTGCCGCCACCGCAGCCACGTCCCCAGTCCGTGTGGCAGCACGATCAGCCCCCCACTCCCCCCACCTCGGTCGTGCTGCCGGTGCCGACCCCCACTCCTGCCCTGCCGTTCGACCACACGCCCGTGCAGCCGCCCTCCCCCGTGCGGCCCGCGGATCCGAGCGCCGCGACGCGTCAGCACGCGCAGCCCCGCCCCGGACCGCCCGCGAAGGTGGCCGTCCCGGTGCTGCTCCTCGCGCTGGCCTGTTTCGCGGTGGGCTTCTGGGCGCTGACCCAGATCTGACCTCCGGCGCCCGTAAGCCCTGTCCCTCCTTGGTGGCTTACCAGCCGCGCGGCGTCGCCCGCCGTCGTGCGGCCACCGTCCACACCCCGAGCGCCAGCACCAGGACGCTCCCGGTGCCGATACCGCCCACGGCGACCAGCTTCATCGTGGTGCCGTCGTCGCTCCCGCCCCTTCCGGCAGGCACCATCCCACCGGTGGACGGCACGGAGTCACCGGTCGCGGAATCGAACGCGCCACGCGGTACGGCCCGCCCCGCGTACGCAGGGCCGCTCTGCGCGGCGCCGTCCACCCGTACGCGCAGGATCAGTCCGAACGGCCCGTCGCCGAACTTGTCGGCGACCTGCGCCGCGAGATGGACGACGAGATAGTACGAACCGGCGAACCGCATGCCGCCGGTCCGATCGTTGAAGGCGTAGCGGTTGTCGTACTCGACGGGCGGCAGCGGATCCAGAGCGGCGGACCGCTGGCTGCCGTCGTATCCCGCGCCCGTGTCGGTGACGAGTCCGCGCACGGGGTTGTAGAGGGACATGACGAGAGCCGTGCCCACGAATCCCTCGCCGCCGCTCGAACTGCCGAGTTCGGCGGTGGCGGAGAACTGCTGTCCCCAGTCGACCGGCACCTTGTAGAAGAGCGTCTGCCCGGGGCTGATCCCGTCCTTCCAGACTCCCTGTTCGAGGGCGCCTGCCGTGGTGAACCCCGCGCCGCCCCGGCGTGGCCGCGCGTCGCCCTGGAGGGCCTCGGGCGAGGCGGAGTTCCAGGTCTCAGGGGCACTGGTCGACCCCGCCTTCTTCAAACGGGGTTCGGACACATAGTTCAGTTCGAGGTCCCAGGCGTCGGGGGAGGAGGGCGGGGAGGCCGAGGAGGCGGATGCCGCGGTGCGCTCGACGACCACGTAGTACGTTCCGGCCGTCTGGCAGGCGTACTTGCCGGGGCCGATCTCGCGCGACGCCCAGGCGGCGATGGGGTGGGGGCTCTGGGAGGGGCCGAAGTGGGCGGTCGTAGAAGGGGAGCAACTGCCGCTGTTGCCATCCTGTACGGAGACCTTGACGCCGTCGGAGTAGGCGACCGTGGCACCGGGCCTGGGGACGGCGGTGGCGGCGATGTACGCGTTGGAGGTGGCGTCGAGCTCCAGGCGGTAATAGAGCTTGCCGTCCTTGCCGAGGGAACTGCGGTACGTCCGGCCGGGCTCCAGCCGTACGGCGTCCGTGGTGCCCGTGGCGCCCTGGACCGTCGTGGCGTCCTGGGCGAAGGCGTACGGCTTCGGTGTACCGGTCTCGGCTGCCGCGGCGGACCGCCCGGGCAGGGCCGCCGTCGCGCACAGGACCGTCGCCACGATCGCGAGCGGCCGACCGCCGTGCCACCATGCCGTGCGCCGCCCCATCACGCGCCACCCCTCGTCGTAGCCCCGGACCGTGGCCCATCCTGCCCCGCCGGTCACGGAGCCACCCCCGCTATCCGCACAAGCGGCCGAAACCGCCTGCCCAGAGGGCCGATATCTTCACTTACGCAATCAATTAATTTGCCAAAGCGAATCCAAAGCGGGTGGGCAATACAAAACCCCGACCGCGAGGGCGGTCGGGGTCTGATCTGAGACTGGTGTCGATTCTCACGAACCCGTGGGCACGGAGTCAGTCGCCTCCGTCCACAGATCCTGCTCGGCGCGATCCGCCTGGATCTGGCGGTACACGAGGAGCCCGCCGATGGCGGCCAGTGCGACCAGGAGAAGCTTCTTCACCGCGCGACCTCGTCTTTCGTTGACGTAGGGGACCTCTGGCGCCCGACTATACACACCGACCGATATCGATCGGTGACCTGCACCGACCCCCAACTGCCGCCCACCGGAGAGCAGTAGGAGCGGATCCGGCCGCTCCGGTCACGGTCGTATCGCACGGTGATCACACCTCGCACACAGTGACTTTCGGCACCCTCTCGCACCTTTCAGGCACTTTTCCGACCTCTTGCGTCCATCCGAGTGGTGTTGATCTGAACATCGACGCGCCACGGGCGTCGGTCCACCACTTCGCGGCCCACATACACATCATGAGGAAAGTACGCAAATCGCCTGACCCGAAAGTGAGGGGCCATGACCCAGAACAAGGTCATGAAGCTGTGGACCGCCATCGTCACCGTCTTCGTCGCGCTGTGCACGGCGCTCGGTTTCATCACGACCACCGCGGCCGCGGCGGTACCGCAGGCCGAAGCGACGCGCAACAGCACGGTCGCCGCGACAGTGCCGGCGATCTCTCCCTGGGCCGGTCCACACAGCCGGGCCCTGCCCCCCACCATGAAGCAACGCATCCGCGCCGAGGCCCACGGCTCCTCACCGAGCTGCCGGCACCGCCCGCCGACCGAGGCCACCGAGGCCGACCCGGCCGACCTCGCGTCGCTCTACGGCCCTGAGGCCCACACCGAGCCCGAGACCCGCCTCCAGCGCTGACCGGCGCGGCTCCGCCCCATCCCCCAGCTCCTCTCACCTGACGTAGCGGCGAACTTGCGTACACCGCCACCCACAGATCCGAAGGCCCGGCACCTCGAAAGAGCTGCCGGGCCTTCGCCGTGTCCGGCGCCTGGCCATGTCCGGCACCTCGTCGTCCCGGTCCGCACCGAGGAGTACGCGGCGTTGACGCTTGGACGAAGGGGGAAACCTGTAGCAACTCCCGTGATTCCCAGCCAAGAGCGCGGAGTAGTGACACTGAGGCGGCACCGGCGACTGATGTCGGCCGTAAATGCCAAAGACCCCCGGGTGTGATCACCCGGGGGTCTTTTGGTTGGTGGGGCTAACAGGATTTGAACCTGTGGCCTCATCCTTATCAGGGATGCGCTCTAACCAACTGAGCTATAGCCCCGCCGCGCTTTGCGGTGTGTGTCCCGCGCGCTGACCTCTGAACATTAGCGCACGACGCGGCCAGTCCCAAAATCGGTATCCCAGGCCTCCCGGCCGGGCCCGACGAGCTGCTGTTACTCGTCCTCGGCGAGGGTCAGCTCGATACCGCCGACGAAGCCCGCGGAAAGGTTGTAGATGAACGAGCCGAGCGTCGCGAGCGCCGTGGCGAGCACGACGTCGATGACCGCGATGATCGACGTGAACATCAGGACGTGCGGCAGGGAGAGGAACGACTGCAGGTCGAAGCCGTTCGACTCGTTCGAACCCGTCGCCTCGGAAATGGTGCCGCCGACCGTCGAGAAGACGCCCATCGCGTCCAGGACCATCCACAGCACCGCCGCCGCCACGATCGTGCAGATGCCGAGCGCGATGGAGAGCAGGAAGCTGACCTTCATCACCGACCAGGGGTCGGTCTTGGCCACCCGCAGCCGCGCCTTGCGGGTGCGGGGCGCGGTGCGCGCTCCGGTCCGCGGCCGGCGTACGGCGCCGGCCGGCGTCTGAGCCGGGTACGCCTGCGGCGGGTGGTACGGCTGCGCGGGCTGTTGCGGCTGCCGTTCCCCCGGCAACGCGGAGCCGGCCTCGGGAGCGGCCCCGGCAGGGGCCGCCGAGGCGGCTGAAGCGGCCGAAGGAGCCCCCGGTGGGGGCGTCGAAGCGGGCGCCGCGCCGGGCGCGGGCTTGGTCTTCGCCGAACCGGCCGCCGCCGGGCCCGCTCCGGCCGCGTACTGCTGGGCCTGCGGGCCTCGGGTGTCCGTCACAGTTCCCCCCTGGGATCCATGAGAGTCATGGGAGTCAGTCGCCTCCGCGGCGGAGCCACGGCCGCCGTCCGTATCCGTACCGGTCGATCCGGCGCCCGTGGCTCCGCTCACGATGACTCACTCCTCGCGCTACTCGGACGAGGACTGCTCGCCCTCGTCCGTACCGACGGCCTCGACGCCCTCGGCGATCTCGTCCTCGGCGATCTCGCCGTCGACTTCCTCCGCCTCGCGACCGGCCTCGGCGTTACGAGCGATGCCGACCACGGCATCGCGCTTGCCCAGGTTGATCAGTTGGACACCCATGGTGTCACGGCCCGTCTCCCTGACCTCGTTGACTCGCGTGCGAATCACACCGCCGGACAGGGTGATGGCGAGGATCTCGTCCGTCTCCTCGACCACCAGCGCGCCGACGAGGGACCCGCGGTCCTCGACGATCTTGGCGGCCTTGATACCGAGGCCACCACGACCCTGAACGCGGTACTCGTCAACGGCGGTCCGCTTCGCGTACCCGCCGTCCGTAGCAGTGAACACGAACGTACCGGGTCGAACAACATTCATCGAGAGCAGCTCGTCGCCCTCGCGGAAACTCATCCCCTTGACGCCCGAGGTCGCACGGCCCATCGGCCGCAGGGCGTCATCCGTCGCCGTGAACCTGATCGACTGCGCCTTCTTACTGATCAGCAGCAGATCGTCCTCGGCCGAGACGAGTTCGGCTCCGATCAGTTCGTCGTCGGAACCGTCCTCCGTCTCGCGGAGATTGATCGCGATGACACCGCCGGAGCGCGGGGAATCGTAATCCTTCAGAGGCGTCTTCTTCACGAGGCCGCCCTTGGTGGCCAGCACCAGATAAGGCACCGCCTCGTAGTCACGGATCGCGAGGATCTCGGCGATCGCCTCGTCCGGCTGGAAGGCCAGCAGGTTCGCGACGTGCTGTCCACGCGCGTCACGCCCGGCGTCCGGGAGCTCGTACGCCTTCGCGCGGTAGACGCGGCCCTTGTTGGTGAAGAACAGCAGCCAGTGGTGCGTCGTCGACACGAAGAAGTGGTCGACGATGTCGTCCTGCTTCAGCTTCGCGCCGCGTACGCCCTTGCCGCCCCGCTTCTGCGAGCGGTAGTCCTCGGTCTTGGTCCGCTTGATGTAGCCGCCACGCGTGATGGTGACGACGATGTCCTCTTCGGCGATCAGGTCCTCGATGGACATGTCACCGTCGAAGGGGACCAGCTTGGAGCGACGGTCCTCGCCGAACTTCTCGACGATCGCCGCGAGTTCCTCGCTGATGATGGAGCGCTGGCGCTCCGGCGAGGCGAGGATCGCGTTGTACTCGGTGATCTTCGCCTGGAGCTCGTCGTGCTCCTGGATGATCTTCTGACGCTCCAGGGCGGCCAGTCGGCGCAGCTGCATCTCGAGGATGGCGTTCGCCTGGATCTCGTCGATCTCCAGGAGGCCCATCAGGCCCTCGCGCGCGATCTCGACGGTGTCACTGCGCCGGATCAGCGCGATGACCTCGTCGATGGCGTCCAGGGCCTTCAGGAGGCCACGCAGGATGTGCGCGCGCTCCTCGGCCTTGCGCAGCCTGAAGCGCGTACGCCGGACGATGACCTCGATCTGGTGCGTCACCCAGTGGCGGATGAACGCGTCGAGCGACAGCGTGCGCGGGACGCCGTCCACCAGCGCCAGCATGTTGGCGCCGAAGTTCGACTGCAGATCG is a window of Streptomyces mirabilis DNA encoding:
- a CDS encoding DLW-39 family protein, whose protein sequence is MKKLLLVALAAIGGLLVYRQIQADRAEQDLWTEATDSVPTGS
- the gyrA gene encoding DNA gyrase subunit A, which encodes MADENTPSTPEEGGEITLRVEPVGLETEMQRSYLDYAMSVIVSRALPDVRDGLKPVHRRVLYAMYDGGYRPEKGFYKCARVVGDVMGTYHPHGDSSIYDALVRLAQPWSMRMPLVDSNGNFGSPGNDPAAAMRYTECKMAPLSMEMVRDIDEETVDFTDNYDGRNQEPTVLPARFPNLLINGSAGIAVGMATNIPPHNLREVAAGAQWYLENPEASHEELLDALIERIKGPDFPTGALVVGRKGIEEAYRTGRGSITMRAVVEVEEIQNRQCLVVTELPYQTNPDNLAQKIADLVKDGKVGGIADVRDETSSRTGQRLVIVLKRDAVAKVVLNNLYKHTDLQSNFGANMLALVDGVPRTLSLDAFIRHWVTHQIEVIVRRTRFRLRKAEERAHILRGLLKALDAIDEVIALIRRSDTVEIAREGLMGLLEIDEIQANAILEMQLRRLAALERQKIIQEHDELQAKITEYNAILASPERQRSIISEELAAIVEKFGEDRRSKLVPFDGDMSIEDLIAEEDIVVTITRGGYIKRTKTEDYRSQKRGGKGVRGAKLKQDDIVDHFFVSTTHHWLLFFTNKGRVYRAKAYELPDAGRDARGQHVANLLAFQPDEAIAEILAIRDYEAVPYLVLATKGGLVKKTPLKDYDSPRSGGVIAINLRETEDGSDDELIGAELVSAEDDLLLISKKAQSIRFTATDDALRPMGRATSGVKGMSFREGDELLSMNVVRPGTFVFTATDGGYAKRTAVDEYRVQGRGGLGIKAAKIVEDRGSLVGALVVEETDEILAITLSGGVIRTRVNEVRETGRDTMGVQLINLGKRDAVVGIARNAEAGREAEEVDGEIAEDEIAEGVEAVGTDEGEQSSSE
- a CDS encoding DUF3566 domain-containing protein, with product MSGATGAGSTGTDTDGGRGSAAEATDSHDSHGSQGGTVTDTRGPQAQQYAAGAGPAAAGSAKTKPAPGAAPASTPPPGAPSAASAASAAPAGAAPEAGSALPGERQPQQPAQPYHPPQAYPAQTPAGAVRRPRTGARTAPRTRKARLRVAKTDPWSVMKVSFLLSIALGICTIVAAAVLWMVLDAMGVFSTVGGTISEATGSNESNGFDLQSFLSLPHVLMFTSIIAVIDVVLATALATLGSFIYNLSAGFVGGIELTLAEDE
- a CDS encoding DUF6344 domain-containing protein; the encoded protein is MTQNKVMKLWTAIVTVFVALCTALGFITTTAAAAVPQAEATRNSTVAATVPAISPWAGPHSRALPPTMKQRIRAEAHGSSPSCRHRPPTEATEADPADLASLYGPEAHTEPETRLQR